Part of the Lotus japonicus ecotype B-129 chromosome 6, LjGifu_v1.2 genome, GAGAGAGATGCATATGGTGGTGGAGTTTCAGAGGTGgttggcggctagggtttgtgAGCGAGGCTAAAGAGAGGTTGAAGATTTAGGGTTAATAGGTGAATGTGAGTATTTATATGactttggtttttttttggaacaatGGCTTTGGGTTCAAGGTTGGATTGGGCCTTGTCTGAGgtgtcttgttttttttttgtttgttatcAGAGTTGGTTCAGTTGGTTCCGAGGTCAAATCAAACTCGACCAATCCAAACCACTATAAACCGGTTTTTGCCACTGGTCAAACCCGCAAATCGAACCGCCCAGCTTGAAAAGCCTTGTTTTTGCAGCAGGCCTGAGGGTTTCAGACGGGCCACAAAAAATGGACAGGCCTACTATAGAGAAGAGTAGAAAAGGTCAGAAGAAAAAacggatgatgatgatgatgaatgtaTGTATAAAGAACATTTTGTTGTGGGTCAGAACTGAGTTAGGATGTCTTTATATAGTTGAAAAATTGGTGAGAGGATGAGGGAACGTGAAAGTAGATAAACATTGGTTTTTACTGCCACATCAAATTGTCAAAATTGTCTTtcccaaaaaaagaaaaaaatttaaaaaatttaatgacATAAGAatggaaaaatatttattataaaatttaatattaatataaattataaaacatAGTTAAATGTTGTAAAAGCATTggatattaaaataaaaatataatattttatgttattaatataaataatatttcaaatttaattaattttaaggaaAAAATATCATTAGTAAGTCAATTTTGTTCAAGTATGCACCAACCAACGTTCTAACGCATTGACggtaaatgaaaaaatatttattatagcTCTGTGATTGATTTATGTAGTACATGTTTGATTCTCGCTTATACTAACTCTGATGTTCAATTCTATTGGATTAAGTCTATCGCATGATAGATGATACTATGTGAACTGCTTGTATTGTGCGGATGTGATACTATTGTAGGATAggaattttttattatatattaataacatGGAACCCTAATTCGATGATGACCTTTACTAATTTAAGCCAAAATAGAAGAGACTTTAGTGTTTTTTAATGTTCTTAAGTATCAATTTTGGggaaaaaaaagtcaaattagAACTACAAATTCTAACTTATTAAATAAGTTGTCAAatgatatttttcttaaaaaattccaatgaattaaaaatacataaaattaaatacatatatgtatagaaaatattaatattacgAAAAGTAATTACTCGctatgaaaataataataataataataaggatTAAATATGTTTCAAGTTCTTGATATATAGGATTAAATCCAAATATGTCCCAATAATTATTTAATGACTTTTAGTCCTTgtcaaataatttaaataaaataaatacaagAAATGGCATGGTGCTCACAAAAACATTCCACGTGGGCTTTTTACGTCATTTTTGTTATTCTAAATTTTCTTTAATCACTTTCGATCTTTCTCCTCCCCTTTCCCTTTTACCTCTTTCTTCTCGGGAATATGGGAAtttggtttggcaccccacctattgggtttcgcaccccactttattaaaaacgggaatttaaattccgattttaatacgaaaaaaacggaaattaaaaaaccgttatgtattttagcatatgtggcacattttcaaccgttcattgcatataaaaaacaaatcggaattttaaattccgttttgaaaacggaaattaaatttccgtattgaatacatggggtgccaaatccaataggtggggtgccaaacccaaatccctttCTTCTCCCACCCAATCTCCACAACCACTGCCCAACTCTTACTCAACCACCACCTAGCCCACTCTCAAACCACTCTCAAACATTCCACGTGATGCATTCTTATTAAAacctctctttcttcttctcgaTCGGTCACATCCACTTTTGCTTCCCCTCACTATCTTCTTaggtttttttcattttcacttttttataatcataattttgttattttagaaTTTTTGGTTTGTTGCTTTTGATATTTCAATAATATTGGTCTCTTCTATAAGTATCAGTCTACTTAACAGTTATATGTATTGTACATTACTAAAAGCTTTAATTTGCTCATTAGTAAAGAGCTTCCCCTCGGCGCCAAAGCTTTTATGACTTCTTTTGATGCCTTGCACATAGCAGTTTCCTCCCTCTCTACTGCTCTTCAACTCGTGTGATATTCGGGgcacaaaataaaatagaaaccaAAAAATGTAAGCTAATAAACTTTAATGTGTAGAATATCAGTTAGGGGAATCTAGAACAGCAAAGTCGTAAACTTAACAGTTTAAAAGTTTACAAAATCTTCATGATCCTTTTAAATTATCTCCTAAACTCTCATCATAAGGTGAAATTACCATTACCATTACCATAAATGTAATTCTCAGCCTCCTCTTGGAATGTGATAGGTACCAAGTACCAACAAGGAACAACAAAGAAAGACTGTCGTATTTGACTGAAAGAATGATATGAAACTGTATACAAACTCCCTAGTATTTGAGAGACCAGGACTCTCCCCAAAGACCTATAGATTACAATTTAGATCCCTGTCCATTCTCCTCTCCCTCTAACTTATAGCCTCTCCTCAGTCCTCACTCACTCTCTAACCAACTTACTAACTAACTAACAGTAATGAGTAACCTATCAGAGTTAAAGAAGACAGTTTTGCTTCTTTGCCTCTTCTTTGTCCTAATTAGCCTCCAAACAAAATAACAAATATGCTTAATATAGTTAGGATGTGAAAAGAAAATTAAGAGTGAAGAGCATACATAAATGGAAAACCGATTATCAGATAAGGTTTTCACTCCTTCACCCTAAAATAATGAATGTCTTAACCTAAACATGATTGATAATCACAAGCATCACCTCATGGTCAAAAAGGGAAATAAAACTTCAAGAATGAGATTCCGGGGAAAATAGAACTACAATTGTTCTAGCATCTTACCAAGGTAGCATGAAGGGTCTGCATGCTGCAATAGTTTCAAACTAAGTTCTCCTACCGGTTGAAACTTAGAAATTTGAACAGGATAATATTGAAGAAATAATTAAAAGGGAAAGCTTTGAATAGTGAAACACTTTACACACCATTTGGTATGGGATGAAATAGGGAAGACAGACTTGCTAAAGAAAAAAGTTGAGTGCAGGGAGCTTGACACGCTTGTTTGGTTGCCAACTAgccaagagagaaaagagaatgACGCAAGATTGTGATGACTCATAACTTTTTCCAATCAAAAATCATTTGTGTACATACAAAATTAGTTAACATACTTTTAACATACCATTTTTTTAGTAGTTTTTAATCGCTGCAAACATTAGCAGCGGCTAAAAACCGCTactaaataaaatttgaatatgTATGTGAATCTATCATTACTTTTATGCAATCTTCTCATtttgagaagaaaaaattgagagttcttttttataaatttatactCATATCATTCACTAATTTAAAACTATCCTTTTTTAATAAGTTAATTTTAGGATAAAAATGTATTCTTTATACAAGAGCAATCTTCTCTCTCCATTCTTTACCATCATACTAAACAACCTACAAAATTTACTCAACTTCTCACTTTTTCCCTCTACTCTTCCTTTGTAttccctctttctctcttctctctttctctccttcATCAAACAAAGCATTAGTAGTTGTTATTGTGATCCATGGTTGTAAAGTTGTAGATGCGCATGCAAGCATGGCGGCAAAAGCCCAACTTATGCCCCATTGTCTTGCATGTAAGGGCTGAGTGGGCACCACATGTCCCTCAAATTTCATTATCCATAAACACTTGAAGCAAAACATGGACCCTCATGTACCATGGACTTGGGACACATGCTAGATGATGTGTGTACCCTATGGGCTCTTCCACCGTGGTTCTCAGGGGGCACACAGTGGGACAAATTATGAGTTTGGGGGAATTACTATGATGAAATTGGGGCATAGGGAATGAGAAGgaggagggtgaagaaagtgaAGAAGAGGATGTGGCATTTAGGCTTGTATGGAGTTTAGAAAGGTGGCTACTTTTAGTGGGGCCAAACTTTAGAGGATTAAGGAGGTTTCAACTCAAAAGTTCAAACTTTTTTCCAAAAGGAAAATCCATTTCTCTGTCTGTTCAAATTATCAAAGATCTCGCCTCCAATTAGTTCTAAGGTAGCTGAGATTTTGCATGAAACTTTCGATGTAAAAAGTGGGGGATTTCATTGAgaatttgtttgagactttttaAACAAGATTTAGTTTAGCAAAACGGTTGACCATTTAATTTTGATCTTCCTAACCTGTGATAGATATGCAAGGGTGTGTGTGATGTATCTATCTACATGGTTCCAAATAGCACTATTTTAGTGTCACTGTGAGTGTGGTTTGTTGCCATTCCTACCGTATGAAAGTGAAAGTGTGAGATAGTGTTTTAGTTTGGTAGTGCGCGTGCATTACAAAGAAGTGGATATAGTCATATAGTGCTCATAATGGTGGCTGCTAGCCACAGCCATTAAGGAAAAGAGAAATATATTGAAGATGCTTTGTTCTTACTTTGTGCTAAGATAAACTTGAGTGGCTATTTGGTGAGTTGGTAAAAAAATATCACTTCTTGTCATAAAGTTGTGTGTTAATTCTCATGTTAGGGTTGTGTTAATAAACAATATGTAAGTATGTCTATAAATGACTTATGACCCTACCTAACGTGTGGTTGTGGCGATAACCGAAGTTAAACTCACAAATTTTTATtcattgaagaagaaaatagagaTAACGTTGAGTGCAATATAACCATATTTCTAATTTTCTATGTAAGTGTATAAAAAGAGTTTCATTTGGATCTGCTTAGGCATATCCAAATATAATGTTATTTTGTGCTGCATTATTGGAAGCTATGTAGAGCCTATAACAGTGATTAATTAAGGTGAGTGTGGAATAGAGTTATAAAAAATAGGCGTGGATACTAAATCCATTTCCTGTTGCTGTCTGTGATGGAATTAAGAGAAGATTGAGCTCaaaaaaacatgacaaaatCTTTGCATATCATCATCCTATTCACTTCATTATGCCTAGAATCATGATTCATTCTTGGTTCCATCACTCGCGTGCTCCCTTCTAAacaccctctctcactctcactctagCTAATGCTCCATCACCCGCGTGCTCACACCCTCACTCTAACTCACACACACCTATAAATACCGACCACCCCCACACCATTCTCTCACCTCAATCGCTTCCCCTACCAATTAACAAGAAGCCCTGTTTTCCCCTGTTTTCCTCTGTTTCCCAAAATGGCACACTCTGGTTTTGAAGGCTACGAGAAGCGATTGGAGCTCCATTTCTTCGGAGATGATCCAACCATCCTCCAAATGGGTCTGAGAAAGCTTGACTTTGAATGCATGATACAACCAACTCTGGAAGCTGTCCAATGCACGGTGGTTTCCGCCGTCGGAAACTCGTACTTTGATGCCTATGTGTTATCAGAATCAAGCCTCTTTGTCTACCCAACCAAGATCATCATCAAAACCTGTGGCACCACACAGCTTCTCAAATCCATTACCCCATTGATCTTCTACGCTCACACTCACCTAGGCCTCACACTCTGCTCTTGCCGCTACACCAGAGGATCCTTCATCTTCCCTGAATCACAACCATTCCCTCACACCTCCTTCGAAGAAGAAGTCACCTACTTGGAAAACACCATCCCTGAAAACCTGTCCCTCAGAAAAGCCTCCATCATGCCATCAAAATCTTCCTCCCATTCATGGCATGTTTTCACCGCCACAAACAACCCTCCCCTGTTTCACTACGAAAGCCATCCCTACACCATGGAGATCTGCATGACCGACCTCGACCCCACCCTCGCCCGGAAATTCTTCCAGCGTCCCGGAGATGGAAAGTCCGGCAGCTCCGCCGGAAAAGACATGACGGAGCTCTCCGGCATCAATGAAATCAACAGAAACGCACTCATATGCGATTTTGCATTTGATCCGTGTGGCTACTCAATGAATAGCATGGATGAGGATTGGTATTCCACCATTCACGTCACCCCTGAAGATGGTTACAGCTATGCAAGCTTCGAATGCGCAGGGTCCATGTCAATGAACGAAAACATGGTTCACATGTTGAGGAAGGTGGTTCAGATTTTCCGGCCAGGGACTATGTCGGTGTCCACAACGACAACCAGTGGCTGCGGTGATGAGGCGTGGAGGAAGGTGGTGGCGGGTGCGGTGGAGCCAATGGGGTTGAAATGCAGGAGTTTTGCGGTGGATCAGTTTCCGGCAGCAGGTAGTGTTGTCTTTCAAACGTTTACGGCTCTTCGCCGGAAAAGTGAATAGAAAAGAAGATAGTTTTAGTTGAGAATTTTAGTGGTGTGTATACGTGGCATAATGTGATTGGTTAAGGTCAATGATGAATATTGTTGGGTTGACTTGTTTAGAAAGTTAGAACAAGTTGGGTTCGGGAAAAGAAAGTGATGGAGGTTGGGAACTTGGGATACTGATTATGATAATGCACCCCACTTAGGTTTGTCACGCCTAAGAATTTTGAGATGCATTGTGTAGTGGATATAAAAGTGCTCTTGTTCATTGTTGAGGTTTAAATTCaactttcattttcttcttagttcttatcCTACCTTTCTCTTCTCATtgtttttctactttttttgtCCTCCATGATTTGTTTATAATTTTAGCTTCTCACGAGCAAGAGTGCCTATACAAAGTGGTACACTACAGTAAAATATGTTGAAGTGATCCATGCATGCCTCATGATAATGTTTATAAACAAATTTGAAGAACTAGATTAAGGAGAAAACAAAGACAGTGACCTGCAGTGAGCTAGTTCTAGAACATAGTTTATTCCATGGCTTTTCTTCGTTTCTGTTTTAGGGTGAGGATGGCATTGGGAAGAACACTAGCTCTCTGTATTAACCAGCAGCTTGATGGTCTTATGTGCATTCAAGTTGATGAAAATTGAGAAGATATATATGAAAACCATTTCAACTTGATAGCAAAATCGCTGTAGTAGACGTTTGTTACTCATAATGGTTCTATCCAACTTGAACAAGATTATTCTTTTGGGGGATATATATggtttcaaacaaaaaaaatcaaacatgcAATTATCGAAAAACGTAACCTAGTAAACTATTTGTTGAACTTAGAAGCACAGGTCCAGAACGTTTCTTTAATAATTTGGAGTGAGCACGATCAACTTTGTAGGATAACTCAGGCGGTAAAGAGCTTGAGGCATAAGGGTTGAGTGAGATGAAGGTGAAGAGTCCAGAGTTCGAATCCAGagaatgactaatttactaacattactaacgaCTAAcatttgcatataaaaaaaacgATCAACTTTGTGGGTGTGGTGGGTGGTccaaaaaccttaaggcataTGGACCTAGAACACCTAATGTTATAAACACTCATTATCCCTCTCAAATATCCATTGTTGGACTTAGTTTCAACACTACTATACCATCtacaatggtttcaacattcaacaccctcaacactccactttttctcttcccaacactccacatcaccttctctctccaattcaacacttcattcaacttttacccactccaatggtttttcattcaacatcctaccccaccacttttttatttcatattttcatttaattttatatttttctttttatgattacataaaattaaaattttcgatttaaattaaattaaacaataatttatttacttaaataaattaaatcaaattaaattaaaacacttaacaatttaatattttttaaaaaaaatatagacaacaatttattttatttttttaacttaaaaacttgtggaaagataataagatggtggaaaacttcatttttttttctgtgtccaaatcaaacgaaccaaatctctatttatagataaaaaaaaatttatgaattttggtaaaaaaattatattttttaaaaaaaattttgagtgaaataattgagttggaaaaattagaaaaaaacgAAATCTGCCGAACCAATCAGCTATGGCCACGTATCGCGTTCCAATCAAACCTGCAcctttctctctctcctctgacgCCTTCACGCGTCCTGTCTGCGCGTGTCTGCTACGCGCCTATTGCGGCCCAACGAGGGCGTGCCACGTGGCGCCGGGTGCAGGTTTCAACTCTGTTTAACATTTTCATCATCTCTCTCCATAattcaactttcaacacttaCAATAAACATCATTGCACACACAATTCAACATTAAACATACCAACTTCAACATCATTGTAGATGGTCTTATTTTTTTGTGAGTATGCACTTGAGTTTGCCAAATTCTCCTTATATAGTCCCAGTCTCCTAAACCTCTTCCGTTGAGTCTTTAGGGTTCTTCTTATTTTGTCATCTACTTGTGTGTTGATGTcggcttttttatttattcattttatgATTCCTTATTATAGGTTATATATATAACGTAAGCAAATATTAACATCAAGCTGGTTTGCCCGAGAGGTTAAGGGGGAAGACTTAAGATCTTCTGCACATAAGTGCGCGTGGGTTCGAACCCCACAGCCAGcactttttatttctattcttTCTCCTTTTTTATTGGAATAAttgcatcttttttttttattgaatgggCTGGGCTACAAATGGAAGATCTGATTTTCTCTTTTGGGCAAAAAATAAGAGCCTGTTTTCTAGAAATTTGGTATAATAAATTTGACCCGAAAAAGACATTTGCCATTACATACGAAACTGTTTTTAGTGGGAATTTTAAATAGAAAAGAATTTTGATACAACagaaaatatttatcaaatcaAACTAAAATAGTATAGTATAAAGTATTTAACGATTTTAAAGTATTATAAAATATTCAGATCATTTTTTCTTTGGATGAACACACCACAACTCAATTTGATTAATGAAATGTCACTTTGGTCTCATTTAACTATATTAGTGGAAAATATGTAGAATTTCATGTGCAATGGCTTTTAACCTACCACTTATCAAGATTATTAGGATTTCAGTCAGGGAGCAATTTTACATATTGATAACCTAATAATGTGGTTTTAATTTCTAAATCATTatacctttcaaaaaaaaattctaaatcaTTATAGAAATCAATATGTTTCATTAGATACTATATTTAATTGATTTGACTGTAACTTTagatattattttatttcaaaatgaagagaaattaTGAAATAATCTTATTTTTCTAACTTATGTATTTGTTCATGACATGTAATTGattattcttttttctttaggGATATGAGACAACATGATTCGCCAATCTGAAAAGGCATTCTTAGAGTTTGAGATGCTATTTTTCATGGATTCTCTTTCCGGTTGGGGGATGATAGTACTTCATTCTAGTACAAGGATTGGAGTGAGTCTGGTACCCTTGCAAACTGTTCTAGAATAAAAACACTACGACAAGAACGGATGAGCAAAAAGCTTAGAGTCTTATTTAGGTGGAAAAGTTGAACATGAAGCATACATCATGAGATCCCCATTATATAGTTGGTGAGCCAGAAACTCTGGTCATAAATACATTAATAAGTTGAGTATGCTACATGAATGAAGGAGAAAATCAAGGGGAATAACAATTAATTCCTTTGACAAGTCTTGAGGATAAATGAGGATGAATCTTGACTACACCTCATGCTTGGTTGTCTTCCTTTTGAGTATGCTTACTTGATCCTTGGGTCGCTCATCCGACTCAGAGGCGCGCTCAGCCCAATCCAAATCCATGATGGTCCACAAACCAGATCCCCTTTGTTCACATATCAGATACCAATCTCTGTCTTTGGGATTTGATGCATGATGATCAATGGCATGAGGAACAATTGTGTACATTTATCCCTCACGAATGGCTCGCATGCCTTTACCAGGTGGTTCCCATGGTAGCACTGAATCGTAAGGATGTTTGGACCCAGTCAAGTAATCCAAGGGTAACTATCCTTGGCTCATTGTAGGATCCGGAGGAGGTTGATGATGACCACTAGCAGTGGTTATGGAAATTGAAAATTCTAGAGAAGGTTTGCATTTTCTTTGGGTTGCGCCTCACTGTATCGGTTGGGTTGGATTCTCTCGGCATCACAAAAGTGTACGAGATGCTCTACTGCTCTTGAGGACTCTCTTCACTACCTCCAAGATTATCCACATTCAAAGGAAATATAGTTGGGATTAGGAGTCCTTCACGGGCGTGATTTTATGCAGCAAATTTTGAGTCTCCAAATTACATAGTCGATTGGAAGCAAGGTTTAATTTGTGATAGGTGATTGTCAAGTAATTTTGCTTCTCTGTATAACATAAGTGAGTCTAAATCATTATTTTTTGATTCCATTATTACATGATGTGTAAATCGTAGTTTTTTGTTGCAGCCACAAGTCCAAAGGATCTCGACACATGGTTCTCGATTTGTCTTTCATCTTTGTGACAAAGTACCAACATGGTATTTTTTTAGTTACAAACATGTTCTTTTTCAGCAAGGTTGCATAAGTggttaattaaataaattaaaggaGATTGTTACGCGTGTGTTTTGGAGGGTAAATAAATAGTTCATCCCAACCATTAATTTGGAGATATGGAGTAACTTGATCTCTCCTCATATATGAATGACATGACTCTCTACTCCATTTATGGTTTTCCCACACTTTTAGCCCAAATATAAAAAACTTTCGTTTTTCAATGCATTTTAAGAACAACCTTTTCACCAAAAAAGTTCGAATTAATCTCACAAAACTGACTCATTAAATAAGTAGTAAAGGGAAATTTTCTTAAAAACTCATCGATGAATTAAAATACATACAAAtacagaaaatataaatatttaaaattatgatTCTTCCTAATTAAAACGACATAATAAAATTTCTATTGTAGATTCATAAAAAAGAAAtgatgaaataaaaataatatatacttTCATAAAAATTGATGTGTTAAAAATATTGTCTGAATACTACTACAAGCACAATGTCACAATGTTTCTACTTTCTGCTTTTACATTAGTTTTCAACGCAAAATTTCCAAGGTACTACTTGCTCATTACAAAAACATGACCAATCAAACAACATTAGGAAACAAGCCCAATATCAATTTCACGTATACCTCTGAGGTCACCCCTGCAtaacaaattataaaattttggATACATGATcagtaaaaaggaaaaatacaaAAATCACTCAAAGCACCATACCTTAAAATAAGTCATTATTATCTGAAAAAACATCAACGAGAAGATCAAGATCTCTTCCCTGCAATTGTTCTTAGCGTCATGGTACCAGGTTTTATAACTTTTTCAACTTGATCATGTCGAGCACTCTAAATTAATGCCTGATTATAGAGCGTTCAACCTGATCGACTAGATAATATTCAGAAACCCGATATCATGACGCGAATAAACAAACTACAAGGAAGGGAGCTTGATCACTCGTTGTTTTGGACCACTTTTTTTTCATCTTCGGTTGTCTAATTGAACAATAAGGTGATGAATGAAAggtcaagaaagagaaaatgagtGGAGAATAGGGGTTTGCTCTAGTAGTGGCTGAGAAAAACTGAGGAGAAAGACAATGAGGAACAGCTTATGCTCCGCGGCTGAGATACAATGTCTAGGGGAATGCTTAGGTTATATAGTGGTGTGTGGAACCCTAAATCCTCATTGGGCCTACGACTTTCAGCCCAAATAAAACGggcttttaattttcaatttttttaaagcattgccttttaaaaaatgaatttatcccacaattttttttatcattaaatAGAAAGTCAAAGgagaatttaattttatattttttaattttacctttgaaaaaaattgatgaatttTCCCTCACAAGCTTTATCTCATTAAATAGGTGGTCAAAAGATTAAAAATTCATCAATAAATTGAAAATCTATAAAATCAAATATacataattatataaaatattaaagaatgactaatttactaacattactaacaactaatatttgtctataaaaaaacatttctttgattCCATTATTACATGATGTGTAAATCATAGTTTTTTGTTGCACCCACAAGTCCAATGGATCTCGACATATGGTTCTTGATTTGTCTTCCATCTTTGTGTCGAAGTACCAACATGGTATTTTTTTAGTTACAAACGTGTTATTTTTCAGCCAGGTTCCATAAGTGGTTAATTAGATAAATTAAAGGAGATTGTTACGCGTGTGTTTTGGAGGGTAAATAAATAGTTAATCCCAACGATTAATTTGGAGATATTGAGTAACTTGATCCCTC contains:
- the LOC130726746 gene encoding S-adenosylmethionine decarboxylase proenzyme 4-like — its product is MAHSGFEGYEKRLELHFFGDDPTILQMGLRKLDFECMIQPTLEAVQCTVVSAVGNSYFDAYVLSESSLFVYPTKIIIKTCGTTQLLKSITPLIFYAHTHLGLTLCSCRYTRGSFIFPESQPFPHTSFEEEVTYLENTIPENLSLRKASIMPSKSSSHSWHVFTATNNPPLFHYESHPYTMEICMTDLDPTLARKFFQRPGDGKSGSSAGKDMTELSGINEINRNALICDFAFDPCGYSMNSMDEDWYSTIHVTPEDGYSYASFECAGSMSMNENMVHMLRKVVQIFRPGTMSVSTTTTSGCGDEAWRKVVAGAVEPMGLKCRSFAVDQFPAAGSVVFQTFTALRRKSE